The DNA segment CCGCGTAGAGCTCGGAACGATGGCCCTCCACGCCACCGCGGATGGCTTCGGTGACGAGGTATTCAATCTGTTCGCCGCTGATCTGCACATCCGGCAGCCACTGGCGAGCCAGCAGCAGCTGGGTGGCCAGGGCATCGGTTTCCTCGCTCCACTTCTCAGCAAAGCTGCGGCTGCATTGGCCATGGCTGATCACCGCATTGGTGATTTCCACCCGCTGCTCGGTGCTCACCAGCTGATTGGCCGACAGCGCGATGGCAAAGCGATCCAGCAGGTGATCGCGGACGTTGCCCTCCTCCGGGTTGTAGGTGGCGATCAGCAGGGGCCGGCAGGGGTGGCTGAGGCTGAGACCTTCTCGCTCAACGCGGTTTTCGCCGCTGCCCACGGCCGCCAGCATCAAGTTGACGATGCCGTCATCCAGAAGATTGAGTTCGTCGACGTAGAGAATCCCACGGTGGGCATCTGCCAGCAGGCCGGGTTGAAATACGGCACTGCCACTAGACAGCGAGGCGGCGACATCGACGGCGCCCACCAGGCGGTCTTCGGTGATGCCAAGTGGGATCTGAACGAAGGGGGCAGGGATGACCGTTGACGGGGCTTCGCCACTGATGCTTTCCCGGGTGGCGTCATCCCATTCCTCGGGGTTTTGTGGGTCGAGATTTCGCCCCACACCCCCTTCAGAGTCGAGAACGTCGATCGGGGGGAGCAGGGCATGAAGGCCCCGCGCTAAGACTGATTTGCCGGTGCCGCGCCCACCCGCGATCACGACGCCACCAAGGCCTGGGTCGACCGCCGCTAACAAAAGAGCGAGCTTGAGGGTTCCGTGGCCCGTAATGGCAGCCAATGGAAAGGCGCGGGTCGCCTGGTCGTCTTTGATCGCTACACCGCTTGCCACCATGGAGGCGTTCAACCCGCTTTCGAGGCAGTCTTGCTGATCGCGGCAGGATTTTGAGCGGGTGAGCGATTCTTTGAGTTGGATTGATTGATTAATTGAGCCTCAAGACGTTGGATGACAATGGTGTTGAATTGCAGTTGAAGCTGATGCTGCTCAAGCTCGGGGTCGAACAAAGTTTCATTGTCTGGCTCGGTTTGATTGAGAATCGGTGTGATCAGTTCATTAAATGTTGGGACGAGATTAATCTTCAAATGCTCGTCTATGAAAATCGAAAGCGCTTCCTGAGGGGATTTTTCAGCGCTGATCAGAAGGGCTTTTTGAGCTAAAAGTTGTGAAATGGATTGACGCGCTTTGTCTGCTGTTTCTTCATGTTCAGAATTGGCTAGTTTTGCCCAGATATTGATTGCTTCTTTGTCCCTTTTTAGTTCGGCTAGAGCTTCACCCTTAAGCTGCATTGAGGCGCCGTCGTCGGGAAAATAGTCCAGGATTGAATTTACTATTCTTAGGCAAGCTTTTGGATTTGTCTTAATGCAATTAATTGCTACGCCAAAAATTAATGATTTAACCTCGAGCTCTGAGTTTGCATTAAACTCGTCAGGGATGCAATTAGCTTCTATCTCACTGCTGATGGCGAGTACTTTTGATTGCTTGATTAGATAGATAGACCTTTTTGTTTGGTGATGGCTGGCTGATTTTTCCAGATTCGTGATGCTTTCTTTAATCGTGTTTTTAATTGATGGATTTTTAATTTCTTGCTCCAGTGATGTGAGGATTTCCAGCGCTTTTTTGTGCTGCCCCAACATGCTCATGGTAAGAGCTTTGTCGTTGATGAGTAGTGGCGATTCAAGCCCAGCTTGCAGAGTCTGTTCGATGATGTCTGAGGAGAGCTTTGGAAGCTCATAAGCACGTGCTATTTCAGCTTCTCGCCTAATTGCTGGGATGATGTTTTCACCGGAATATTCGTCTTTTGATGTAGGAAGGTGATTTAGTTTCTGCTGGTATTTGTGGGCTATCGCATGCAAAGTATCTATGAGAAGTTTGACTGAATTGATGTGATTGGTTTGTAAATGTTTCGATGTTTCTAGTGATTTTTTCGCAAGGGCTGCAATTTTCGGCTTGTTCGTTAAATTGCTGAGTTTTTCCCAGATCTCATGGGCTTCGCTGTATTGCCCTATTTGAGAAAGAAGGAATGCCTTTTTGAGCAGTATTTTGTTGGTTTTCGCGCCACTTGCGATTGAAGTGGCGATTAATTTGAGCGCTTTCTTGTATTTCTTTTCTGAGGCTAATGAGTCAACTTCTTTCAAGGTAAGGCGTTCGATTTCGTCTTTGCTGGGGTTTAACAAAGGTATAGATCTTTTCCGCTCGTATTTGCTAAAATTAAGAAAGGAAAGTTTTTTGATGAATTTTTTGATAATCATTTTGCCTTCGTCACTACAAAATCGCGCCATATTATTGCATGACGTCTTCTTAGTGTCGACAGCCTCATTGGTCTGATTGTGTGTCATGGCACCGTTTCCACTTCAAAAGGCTCTCGCGATTGGGCTTGGTGCCAACGTCCGTAGCTGTCACGGTCCTCCTGAAGCCACGCTGCGCTGGATTGCTCCTCGCCTGAGTGAGTGGCTTCTGACGTGGGGCGATGTTGATTCTTGTGATGTTCGTTGTTCCTCGTTTGTGACGACCGAGCCGATCGGGGGGCCGTCATGCCAAAACGCCTACTGCAACGCAGTGATTCTGCTGACCCGCGTGCAGCGTCCGGCATCTCTGTTTGGGGCGTTGGAGTTGCTGGAGCACCTGCAGGGGCTGGAACAAAGCTGCGGTCGCGACCGGTCGCGAGAGCAACGTTGGGGCCCACGCCCATTGGATCTCGACCTGTTGTTTTGGGGAGAGTTGCGTCTTGAGCACCCTGATTTGATCCTTCCTCACCCGCGGATGCACCTACGCAGCTTTGTGCTAGAGCCGTTGCTCCAGGCGATGCAGAGCACTCACCCGCCATGCTGGTGACCCTTCTCGCCCGATCCCATGGCGCCGCTGCCGGCCCCGGAACCCTTCGCTCTGCTGGACACAGTGGAAGCGGTCGATGCGCGCAAGATTCGCTTCGAGCGCAACCGCATCAAGTTGCCGATGGGGGTGGAGGCCACCTTCGGGATGATCCGCCACCCTGGTGCCTCTCTGGCGGTGCCAATTACCGATGACGGTCAGGTGGTGCTGCTGCGGCAGTACCGCTTCGCGGTGCAGGCACGTCTGCTGGAATTCCCTGCCGGCACCTTGGAAGAAGGCGAAGACCCCCTGGAGTCGATGCAGCGGGAGTTGGGGGAAGAGGCTGGTTACAGCGCTGCCAAGTGGGATGTGCTCGGCCCGATGCTGCCTTGTCCCGGGTATTCCGATGAAGTGATCCACTGCTTCCTGGCTCGGGAGCTCACGCCCTTGGAGAACCCACCGGCTGGTGATGACGATGAAGACCTTGAGGTGGTGCTGATGAGTCCAGTTCAGCTGGATGCAGCGTTGGCATCGGGCGATGAGTGGCTCGATGGCAAAAGCGTTACCGCTTGGTTCCGTGCCAAGCAGCTTCTCGGCCTCTGATGACCAGCTCTCGCATTTTGTTCTGGCACCGCCGCGACCTGCGCTTGGCAGACAACCTTGGTTTGGTCGCCGCTGCAGAGATCAGTCCGGCGGTGACTGGTGTGTATGTGCTTGATCCCCAGCTGATCAAACCGCCGGAGCATTTGCCTCCGATGGCGCCAGCTCGGTTGTGGTTTCTGATCGAAAGCCTGGTGGAACTGCAGCAGCGCTGGCGGGACGCGGGGAGCCGATTGCTGGTCGTTGAAGGCGACCCTGTGGTGGTTTTGCCGCCGTTGGCGCTTGAGATCGGTGCATCGGCTGTGGTGTGGAACCGCGATGTGGAGCCCTATGCCCGTGAGCGGGACCGCCAGGTGGCCAAAAAGCTGCAGGCCGATGGCTGCAAGGTGTTGGTGGACTGGGATCAGCTGCTGATTGCTCCGGAGCTGCTCAAAACAGGCGGTGGTGATCCGTACCGGGTTTATGGCCCCTTCCTGCGCAACTGGCGGGGTCAGGTGCTGGCTCAGAAGCCAGCCACCGTTTCAGCTCCGACAGGCTTGGTGGATCTGCTCCCTGAGCTCGTACCGGCTGGTGATCCCCTGCCAGCCCTGCGCGAGAGCCATGGGTTCCAAGGCACCAAGATCTGCCCCTGTCGCCCTGGAGAGGCGGCGGCCCTGGAGCAACTCACCACCTTCTGTGATGGAGCGCTGCTCGGATATGAACCCGACCGCAATTTCCCCGGTACTGCAGGCACCTCTTACCTCAGTGCTGCCCTAAGCGTCGGCACCCTTAGCCCACGTCAGGCCTGGTGTGCCGCTCAGGACTCCCGTGAGCAAGCCCGCAGCGAGGAGCAGTTGCAGGCCATTGCTGTGTGGGAGCAGGAGCTGGGCTGGCGTGAGTTTTACCAGCAGGCTCTGTTTCATTTTCCCGAACTGGCGGATGGTCCTTACCGCGAGCAGTGGCGCCGTTTCCCCTGGGAGAACAACGAGGACTGGTTTGACTTCTGGAAGCAGGGGCAGACCGGCATGCCGATCATCGATGCCGCCATGCGCCAGCTCAACCAGAGCGGCTGGATGCACAACCGCTGCCGCATGATCGTGGCTTCTTATCTCGTCAAAGACCTGATCTGCGATTGGCGCTTGGGTGAGCGCGCCTTCATGGAATTGGAAGTGGACGGAGACCTGGCGGCCAACAACGGCGGCTGGCAATGGAGCGCCAGCAGCGGTATGGATCCCAAGCCTCTGAGAATCTTCAATCCCGCGACTCAGGCCGCCAAATTTGATTCAGCCGGCGACTACATCCGCCAGTGGGTGCCGGAGCTCCGCCATGTGAACACCAAGGATCTGCTCAGTGGTGAGATCGGCGCGCTGGAACGGCGCGACTATCCCGAACCGTTGGTGGACCACAAGAAGCAGCAGGCTAAGTTCAAGGCCTTGTACGCGACGATTCGATCTTGAGGACTTAGTTGATATCGGGAACTTTATTGGATCGTTTCAAACATAAAGAACATCGGGAGATACATCGCGATGAGCATGACGGCAACAACTCCTGCAACAAAGACGATCATCAGCGGCTCCATAATTGATGTGAGAGCTTTAACACTTTCGGAAACCTCGTCTTCGTAAAAATCAGCCAATTTGTTCACCATTTCGCTGAGCTCCCCTGTTTCCTCGCCAATTCGGAACATCGAAGTAAACATCACAGGAATAATTTTATCTCTTGGATGCTGTCTGCTTACGCGGCAAGAGGTGTGTCGCCCTCTCTTCCAAAGCGTCGAACTGCTGGACTGGTCTGAAGCAGTTGGCGCACCGTGTCGATCACAGCTTGTTGCTGAGTTTCACTTAACTCAGGGAAGATCGGCAGGCTCAGCACCTGGCTGCAGAGCTGTTCAGTTACCGGTAGGGAGCCCTGCTTTAAGCCCAGATGGGCGTAGGCAGGCTGGCGGTGGATCGGAATCGGGTAATAAATGATGGTGCTCACCCCACGCTCCTGCAGGGTCTGCTTGACCCAGTCGCGGCAACAGCTCTCCGGAATTCCGTGGCGTGCACTGGTGCTGGAGGGATTGCAAGTGGCGTTGCAGAGCGGCTGGCCGCTGGGGCAACTGCCGATGCGCACCACGAACTGATTCCAGCTGTGGCCGTCGTTAGCTGCCGGCAGGGTGAGTCCGTTGAGATCACCGAGGGCATCCCGGTAGCGCTCAGCGATGGCGGTTCGTTTCCTGATCCACGCCTCCAGCTTTGCCAGCTTCACATTCAGCACCGCTGCCTGGATCGCATCCAGGCGGCTGTTGTAGCCAAGGCTGGTGTGGAGATAGCGCTCGGGCATGCCGTGCACGGCCAGCTCACGCATGGCCTGGGCCAGTGCTGCATCGCTGGTTGTGACGGCACCGCCGTCTCCGGCAGCACCGAGGTTCTTGGTGGGGAAGAAGCTGAAGCAGCCCGCATCGCCGAAGCTGCCCACCGCCTGGCCCTGCCAGCGGGCTCCCGTCGCCTGGGCGCAGTCTTCGATCACCTTCAGCTGATGGCGTTCGGCAATGGCCATCAGCCGCGTCATGTTCACCGCACGCCCAAACAGGTGCACCGGCATCAGGGCCCTGGTGGCGGGGGTGATCGAGGCTTCGATCTGATCAAAATCGATCAGGTAAGTGCTGGGGTCGACATCCACGAACACAGGCGTGGCGCCGACGGCGCTGATGGCCTCAGCTGTGGCGAAAAAACTGAACGAGCAGGTGATCACCTCATCGCCTGCACCGATCCCCAGGCCGCGCAGGGCAAGGATCAATGCATCGGTGCCGCTGTTGCAGCCCACGGCGTGCTCGCAGCCAACGCTGGCGGCAAAGGCCTCCTCGAAGCGTTTGATTTGCGGTCCACCGATGTACTGGCCGCTGCGCAACACCTCGAGCACCGCCTCTTCGAGGTCCACACCGAGATCGTCGATCTGCTGGCTGAGGCTGAAGGGAGGAACCTGCATGAAGCAAATCTTAAGTGGCTCTGCCGAACCACTCCGGTTCGTGTCCGGGGTTCCACTTCACATTGCAGCCCACCGAAGCGGTCTGGTCTGGGTTGACGGGCGATCCCGTCAGTACGGCATCGAGGGCGGCGCGCAGGTCTTGGCCGTCGAGGGGGTGATCGTTGCCGGGTCGGCTGCCGTCCAATTGGCCGCGGTAGCGCAGGCTCTGCAGGCCTTCGCCATCGGGTGAGAACAGGTAAAACTCCGGTGTGCAGGCGGCCCGCAGGTCCTTGGCCAGAGTTTGCTGTTGATCCAGAAGGTAGGGAAAGCTCCAGCCCTGGCGCTTGGCTTGATCCGCCAGTTGTTCCGGTCCGTCCTCGGGGTGGGTGATCAGGCTGTTGCTGCTGACGCCCGCCAGCTGCACAGCATCACTGAAGTCGTGATCCAGCCGGCTGAGCTCGGGCTCCACATGTTTCACAAAGGGGCAATGGGCGCAAAGCACCATCAGCAGCACCGGACGTTGGTCCAGAGAACTGCTTTTCAGCCGCCCGCCCGTGGCCTGGGGAAGATCAAAATCGGGCAGGCGTGTGCCCAGCGCCAGCATCGTTGATGGTGTCAGGGCCATAAGGCGCGGGCAGATGCGGTGAATCTGCTTCAGGATGGCCACCTCCGGTGGTGATGGATGCCGCGCCTGCGTCTGTTTTGTTGGGGAGTTGCCCTGCTGCTGGGAGCCTGCGCTGCTCCGAAGGAACCGCCCAGCTGGCGGTTGTTCCCCCTGCAGCGCCATGTCCCCCATGACGGGGTCGCTGTGGTGAACCAGCTCGATGGTTACGGGCTCCATATTTATTTGGAGACAGACACCAGCTTCCCGGGGGTGTGTCGTCCCCGATGGCTGCCTGATCCAGCCCGCCTGTTCAACGGCAATGGATCCACACCGTTCAGTTCCGGGCTGGCGACCCGTCAGGAGTTTTTCGATGCCGTGGCACGCAGCGATGTGCGTGCGCTGTTGAAGGGCGAGCTGAAGGCTTTATGCCTTGCCCGCGCTCCGGAGGACCGCTGGCAGTGGACCGAGCCGCCCCGTGAGGAGGATCAGGTGGTCCCTGTGAAGCTGCCCTCCCTCGAAGAGGAAGACCTGCTCACCAATCCCGTGGAGGAATTGAAGCGGGCCCGGCAGCTGCTGAGGGATCAACGGGCTGGTGAGTAGCTCTCCCAAACCACCGATTCGGCTTCGCGCCAGTAGCGGCTGAACCGCCCCAGCCGGGGCGGCCGCGGCAGTTCCACGAACGGTGCGGGATCCAGCAGTTCAAGCGGCAGTTCTGCATCGATGGCCTCACCGATGCGCTCCAGGCGTGGATCCACCGCACTGCTGCTCACCACACCATCGGCCTGATGGCGTCGGGCAAAGGCCAGCACCTCATCGGCGACATTCCCCTTGCGAAGGGTGACGGGAAGGTTGAGAGCGTTTTCGTAGAGGAAGCCGAGTCGTTTGCGGCTGATTCGTGCGTCCTGGATCCATTGGGTGTCGAACACGAACACTGCAGGTGCCTCGGGCCAGGCCTGCAGCGCTGGGTTGTTGGCACCAAGGGCCTCCTCGTGAATCCAGAGGATCGGGCGTTGAAATGTCATCAATGAATCTCCTGCTTAGCGCTTGGGACGGGCCAGGGCGGCACTGGCGCCTCCGCTGTTCCGGCGTTGGCGGTTGCGCTGCTGGTTGCGGCTGTTGCCGGTCTCCCGAATGGCTGGCATCGGAGCGAACAGCTGATTCTCGAGTTGGTCGTAGCTGCCTTCAAAGGGGCAGCTGTTCGCGCTGGGGCAGCTGTTGCAGTAGCGCCCGTCGCTGTAGCGCTCCAGATTGCCGCGGTTGAAGAAGTAGGGCTTGTGGCTGAAGGTGCTGGCCACCCACTGCCAGCTCAGATGGTTGCTGGCCGGGTCGCCATCCAGCAGGTGCTCCAGGAACCAGTCGGCTCCAGCCTTCCAGTGGACCCGTCGCCAGTGAACGAGCCAGGCGGCCATCCACATGCGGGCGTGATTATGAAGCCAGCCGGTGCTCACCAGTTGATCGCGGAAGCCATCCATGCAGGCCAGACCTGTGGTCCCGTCGCGCACATCGGCCGGCAGCTCCCGGGCATAGGCACCAGCGTCATGGCCCGTCTTGAACGGTTCCTGATCGTCATGGATGCCATCCCCCAGATCGAGCCACATCCGTTGCCAGAAGTCCCGCCAGCCGAGTTCGTTGATCAGCTTTCCGCCCTCATCGCGGTTGCGGATCCGTTCAAACACTGAATCGCGCACCTCCGCGAGGGTCAGCACGCCGTGGCGGATGTAGGGCGAAAGCCCGGTGACCGCGCCCTTGAGGTGATTTCGGCTTTTGGCGTAGCGCCTTGCGTCGATGCGCCGCAGTTTCTCTTCCGCTGGCTCACGCCCACCGCGGATCGGGCTGAGCTCCCCCTCCGCTTCTGGGAACTCTTGCGCCAACAGGGTGTTGAGGGCATCGCGGGACGCGAATTGCCGCGGCAGGTCGCCGTTGATCGGGGGTGACGCAGCGCTGGGCACCGGCCTTTGTCAGCAAAGGAGCGGTGATCTTGGCGGGGGATGGGGGAGAATCGCGCGAATTCAACCCGTCCCGGTCTGTCCCGATGCTGCTTGATCTCACCGGCAAGAAGATTCTCGTCACCGGCATCGCCAACAACCGTTCGATCGCCTGGGGCATCGCTCAGCAGCTGAAGGCGGCCGGTGCTGAACTCGGCATCACCTATCTGCCTGACGACAAGGGCCGCTTTGAGGCCAAGGTGCGCGAACTCACCGCTCCCCTGGAACCCAGCCTGTTCCTGCCTCTCAATGTGCAGGATGCCGACCAGATGGCTGAGGTCTTCGGCGAGATCAAGGAGAAGTGGGGTGTTCTCGACGGTCTGGTGCACTGCCTGGCCTTTGCCGGTAAGGAAGAGCTGATTGGCGACTACAGCGCCACCACCGCTGAAGGTTTTGCCCGCTCCCTCGACATCAGCGCCTATTCCCTGGCCCCCCTCTGCGCCCATGCAAAGCCGCTGTTCAGCGAGAAGGCCGGTGTGATCACGCTGTCGTATCTCGGCGCTAAGCGGGCCATCCCCAACTACAACGTGATGGGCGTAGCCAAGGCGGCTTTGGAAGCGTCTGTTCGCTATCTCGCGGCAGAGCTGGGTCCCGAAAAGCAGGTGCGCGTCAACGCCATCAGCGCCGGCCCGATCCGCACCCTGGCCAGCTCCGCTATCGGCGGCATTCTCGACATGATCCACAACGTGGAGGAGAAGGCTCCTCTGCGCCGCACCGTGACCCAGATGGAAGTGGGCGGCACCGCTGCCTTCCTGCTCAGCGATCTGGCCAGCGGCATCTCCGGTCAGACCATCTATGTGGATGCGGGCTACTGCGTCACCGGAATGTGAGGCACGATGAGGGCAATGAAGCTCGGGTGATGGCACGTCAGGGAACGATCCATCGGGTCACTGGTGAAACCGACGTGAAGGTGCGTCTGGATCTAGACGGCTCCGGCCAGTGCCAGGCCAGCACCGGTGTGCCGTTTCTCGACCACATGCTTCATCAGATCAGCAGCCACGGCCTGATCGACCTGGAGATCAATGCGGTAGGAGACACCCACATCGACGACCACCACACCAACGAGGACGTGGGCATTGCCGTGGGGCAGGCCTTGGCCCAGGCCTTGGGAGACCGGCGCGGTATTCATCGCTTCGGTCACTTCGTGGCACCGCTGGATGAGGCCCTGGTGCAGGTGGCCCTGGATTGTTCCGGTCGCCCCCATCTCAGCTACAGCCTCGCGATTCCCAGCCAGAAGATCGGCACCTACGACACCGAGCTGGTGAAGGAGTTCTTCGTGGCGGTGGTCAACAACAGCGGGCTGACCCTCCATATCCGGCAGCTGGATGGGGTCAACTCCCACCACATCGTGGAAGCCTGCTTCAAGGCTTTTGCCCGGGCCCTGCGCATGGCCACGGAGGTGGATCCACGCCGGGCTGGCGCCATCCCCAGCAGCAAAGGGGTGCTGGAGCAGGCTGGCGCCAGCTGAAGTCGCCTCCGCGCTTCACAGTCCGTTACGAGAAGATGGGCGAACGTTGATCGTTCGCCCGTGACCGTTGCCCCCGCCCGCAGCTACGACCGCAGCGACTGGGCCAGTTCCTTTGTCAATGTGGAGCAGGAACTCACCGACGCAACGCTGACGCCGGTGCGTGGAACGGTGCCGGCGGAGCTTCAGGGCACCTTTTATCGCAATGGCCCCGGACGCCTTGAGCGGAATGGCCATCGAGTTCATCACCCCTTTGATGGTGACGGCATGATCGCGGCGATGCGGTTTGAGAACGGCAGCGTTTCCCTCAGCAACCGTTATGTGCGCACCGAGGGTTGGCTGGCGGAGGAGAAGGCCGGCAAAGTGCTCTACCGAGGTGTGTTCGGCAGCCAGAAGCCGGGTGGTCGGCTGGCCAACGCCTTTGATCTGCGCCTGAAGAACATCGCCAACACCAATGTGGTGCGTCTGGGCGATCAGCTGCTTGCCCTCTGGGAGGCGGCGGAACCCCATGCGCTCGATCCCCGCAGCCTGGAGACCCGCGGTCTTTCACGCCTCGATGGTGTGTTGAAAAAGGGCGAGGCTTTTAGTGCCCACCCCCGCTTCGATCCTGGTCATAACGGCCGGCCCTGCATGGTCACCTTCGGGGTTAAGACCGGGCCCCGCAGCACCATCCGTCTGATGGAGTTCGCCACCGATGGCCCGGAGGCCGGCGCCTTGCTGCACGACCGTTCCGACAGCTTCCCCGGCTTCGCCTTTCTCCACGACTTCGCCATCACCCCCAACTGGGCGGTGTTCCTCCAGAACGCCATTGCCTTCAATCCTTTGCCGTTTGTGACCGGCGAAAAGGGTGCGGCCCAGTGCCTGGCATCTCAACCCGGCGGCAAGGGGCGTTTCTGGCTGATCCCCCGTGATTCCGGTCGCTTCGCTGGTCAGAAGCCCCGCATCCTCGAAGCCCCCGACGGCTTCGTTTTCCACCATCTCAATGCCTTTGAGGATGGCGATCACGTTGTGGTGGAGAGCATCGTCTACGACGATTTCCCGTCCATCGGACCTGACGAGGATTTCGCTGAGGTGGATTTCGACACGGTGCCGGAGGGCACCCTGCACCGTTGCCGTCTTGATCTCAGCCGTGAATCGGTTCAGACCGAGCGGATCAGCGAGCGCACCTGTGAGTTCGCGATGGTCAACCCCGAGCGTCAGGGCCTCAGTGCTCGCTACGCCTGGATGGCGGTAGCGGAGCGGGAGAGCGGCAACGATCCGTTGCAGGCCATTCAGAAACTTGATCTGGATTCCGGGGCGACCCACACCTGGAGTGCAGCGCCTCGCGGTTTTGTCAGTGAGCCGCTGATGGTGCGGCGCCCTGGCGCGGAATCGGAGGACGACGGCTGGGTGCTGGACCTGGTGTGGAACGGGGCCCGGGTTGCATCCGATCTGGTGATCCTCAACGCCCGTGATCTGTCGGAGGTGGCGGTGCTGGAGCTGCCATTGGCCGTTCCCCATGGTTTGCATGGGAGCTGGGCGGCGGGGTGACTCATGGCTTGAAACAAACCGGTCATGGTTGAGCAGGGTTTGCTGTTCCAAGCTCGCCAGCATGGAGATCCCAACTGAAGGCTCGGCATGACTTCTCGACGCTGGGGCGCTGCCAAGGTCGCCGTGCCCGTTTTTTTCAGCTTTAGTTTCCTGGCGCCAATCCCCCTGCGGGCTGCGGAGCGCGTTTGCAATGGCACCCTGCTTCAGAT comes from the Synechococcus sp. A15-62 genome and includes:
- a CDS encoding tol-pal system YbgF family protein translates to MTHNQTNEAVDTKKTSCNNMARFCSDEGKMIIKKFIKKLSFLNFSKYERKRSIPLLNPSKDEIERLTLKEVDSLASEKKYKKALKLIATSIASGAKTNKILLKKAFLLSQIGQYSEAHEIWEKLSNLTNKPKIAALAKKSLETSKHLQTNHINSVKLLIDTLHAIAHKYQQKLNHLPTSKDEYSGENIIPAIRREAEIARAYELPKLSSDIIEQTLQAGLESPLLINDKALTMSMLGQHKKALEILTSLEQEIKNPSIKNTIKESITNLEKSASHHQTKRSIYLIKQSKVLAISSEIEANCIPDEFNANSELEVKSLIFGVAINCIKTNPKACLRIVNSILDYFPDDGASMQLKGEALAELKRDKEAINIWAKLANSEHEETADKARQSISQLLAQKALLISAEKSPQEALSIFIDEHLKINLVPTFNELITPILNQTEPDNETLFDPELEQHQLQLQFNTIVIQRLEAQLINQSNSKNRSPAQNPAAISKTASKAG
- the folK gene encoding 2-amino-4-hydroxy-6-hydroxymethyldihydropteridine diphosphokinase, giving the protein MAPFPLQKALAIGLGANVRSCHGPPEATLRWIAPRLSEWLLTWGDVDSCDVRCSSFVTTEPIGGPSCQNAYCNAVILLTRVQRPASLFGALELLEHLQGLEQSCGRDRSREQRWGPRPLDLDLLFWGELRLEHPDLILPHPRMHLRSFVLEPLLQAMQSTHPPCW
- a CDS encoding NUDIX hydrolase codes for the protein MAPLPAPEPFALLDTVEAVDARKIRFERNRIKLPMGVEATFGMIRHPGASLAVPITDDGQVVLLRQYRFAVQARLLEFPAGTLEEGEDPLESMQRELGEEAGYSAAKWDVLGPMLPCPGYSDEVIHCFLARELTPLENPPAGDDDEDLEVVLMSPVQLDAALASGDEWLDGKSVTAWFRAKQLLGL
- a CDS encoding FAD-binding domain-containing protein, with product MTSSRILFWHRRDLRLADNLGLVAAAEISPAVTGVYVLDPQLIKPPEHLPPMAPARLWFLIESLVELQQRWRDAGSRLLVVEGDPVVVLPPLALEIGASAVVWNRDVEPYARERDRQVAKKLQADGCKVLVDWDQLLIAPELLKTGGGDPYRVYGPFLRNWRGQVLAQKPATVSAPTGLVDLLPELVPAGDPLPALRESHGFQGTKICPCRPGEAAALEQLTTFCDGALLGYEPDRNFPGTAGTSYLSAALSVGTLSPRQAWCAAQDSREQARSEEQLQAIAVWEQELGWREFYQQALFHFPELADGPYREQWRRFPWENNEDWFDFWKQGQTGMPIIDAAMRQLNQSGWMHNRCRMIVASYLVKDLICDWRLGERAFMELEVDGDLAANNGGWQWSASSGMDPKPLRIFNPATQAAKFDSAGDYIRQWVPELRHVNTKDLLSGEIGALERRDYPEPLVDHKKQQAKFKALYATIRS
- a CDS encoding type II secretion system F family protein, whose translation is MFRIGEETGELSEMVNKLADFYEDEVSESVKALTSIMEPLMIVFVAGVVAVMLIAMYLPMFFMFETIQ
- a CDS encoding DegT/DnrJ/EryC1/StrS aminotransferase family protein, whose translation is MQVPPFSLSQQIDDLGVDLEEAVLEVLRSGQYIGGPQIKRFEEAFAASVGCEHAVGCNSGTDALILALRGLGIGAGDEVITCSFSFFATAEAISAVGATPVFVDVDPSTYLIDFDQIEASITPATRALMPVHLFGRAVNMTRLMAIAERHQLKVIEDCAQATGARWQGQAVGSFGDAGCFSFFPTKNLGAAGDGGAVTTSDAALAQAMRELAVHGMPERYLHTSLGYNSRLDAIQAAVLNVKLAKLEAWIRKRTAIAERYRDALGDLNGLTLPAANDGHSWNQFVVRIGSCPSGQPLCNATCNPSSTSARHGIPESCCRDWVKQTLQERGVSTIIYYPIPIHRQPAYAHLGLKQGSLPVTEQLCSQVLSLPIFPELSETQQQAVIDTVRQLLQTSPAVRRFGREGDTPLAA
- a CDS encoding thioredoxin family protein; the encoded protein is MALTPSTMLALGTRLPDFDLPQATGGRLKSSSLDQRPVLLMVLCAHCPFVKHVEPELSRLDHDFSDAVQLAGVSSNSLITHPEDGPEQLADQAKRQGWSFPYLLDQQQTLAKDLRAACTPEFYLFSPDGEGLQSLRYRGQLDGSRPGNDHPLDGQDLRAALDAVLTGSPVNPDQTASVGCNVKWNPGHEPEWFGRAT
- a CDS encoding FAD-binding domain-containing protein; the encoded protein is MPSAASPPINGDLPRQFASRDALNTLLAQEFPEAEGELSPIRGGREPAEEKLRRIDARRYAKSRNHLKGAVTGLSPYIRHGVLTLAEVRDSVFERIRNRDEGGKLINELGWRDFWQRMWLDLGDGIHDDQEPFKTGHDAGAYARELPADVRDGTTGLACMDGFRDQLVSTGWLHNHARMWMAAWLVHWRRVHWKAGADWFLEHLLDGDPASNHLSWQWVASTFSHKPYFFNRGNLERYSDGRYCNSCPSANSCPFEGSYDQLENQLFAPMPAIRETGNSRNQQRNRQRRNSGGASAALARPKR
- the fabI gene encoding enoyl-ACP reductase FabI — translated: MLLDLTGKKILVTGIANNRSIAWGIAQQLKAAGAELGITYLPDDKGRFEAKVRELTAPLEPSLFLPLNVQDADQMAEVFGEIKEKWGVLDGLVHCLAFAGKEELIGDYSATTAEGFARSLDISAYSLAPLCAHAKPLFSEKAGVITLSYLGAKRAIPNYNVMGVAKAALEASVRYLAAELGPEKQVRVNAISAGPIRTLASSAIGGILDMIHNVEEKAPLRRTVTQMEVGGTAAFLLSDLASGISGQTIYVDAGYCVTGM
- the hisB gene encoding imidazoleglycerol-phosphate dehydratase HisB; translated protein: MARQGTIHRVTGETDVKVRLDLDGSGQCQASTGVPFLDHMLHQISSHGLIDLEINAVGDTHIDDHHTNEDVGIAVGQALAQALGDRRGIHRFGHFVAPLDEALVQVALDCSGRPHLSYSLAIPSQKIGTYDTELVKEFFVAVVNNSGLTLHIRQLDGVNSHHIVEACFKAFARALRMATEVDPRRAGAIPSSKGVLEQAGAS